One genomic window of Streptococcus mitis includes the following:
- the fabK gene encoding enoyl-[acyl-carrier-protein] reductase FabK, with protein sequence MKTRITELLNIDYPIFQGGMAWVADGDLAGAVSKAGGLGIIGGGNAPKEVVKANIDKIKSLTDKPFGVNIMLLSPFVEDIVDLVIEEDVKVVTTGAGNPGKYMERFHEAGITVIPVVPSVALAKRMEKIGADAVIAEGMEAGGHIGKLTTMTLVRQVAAAVSIPVIAAGGIADGEGAAAGFMLGAEAVQVGTRFVVAKESNAHPNYKAKILKARDIDTTISAQYFGHAVRAIKNQLTRDFEKAEKDAFKQENPDLEIFEQMGAGALAKAVVHGDVDGGSVMAGQIAGLVSKEETVEEILKDLYYGAAKKIQEEASRWAGVVRND encoded by the coding sequence ATGAAAACGCGTATTACAGAATTATTGAACATTGATTATCCTATTTTCCAAGGAGGAATGGCCTGGGTCGCTGATGGTGATTTGGCAGGGGCTGTTTCCAAGGCTGGAGGACTAGGGATTATCGGTGGGGGGAATGCCCCGAAAGAAGTCGTCAAGGCAAATATTGACAAGATCAAATCGTTAACGGATAAACCTTTTGGTGTCAACATCATGCTCTTGTCTCCCTTTGTGGAAGATATTGTAGATCTCGTTATCGAGGAAGATGTTAAGGTAGTAACAACAGGCGCAGGAAATCCTGGTAAATACATGGAACGCTTCCATGAAGCTGGTATTACGGTTATTCCTGTTGTGCCAAGTGTTGCCCTAGCTAAACGCATGGAAAAAATCGGTGCGGATGCCGTTATTGCAGAAGGAATGGAGGCTGGGGGGCATATCGGTAAATTAACTACCATGACCTTGGTGCGTCAGGTTGCTGCTGCTGTATCTATTCCTGTTATTGCTGCAGGAGGGATTGCGGATGGTGAAGGTGCTGCTGCTGGATTTATGCTAGGTGCAGAGGCTGTTCAGGTTGGAACTCGCTTTGTCGTTGCCAAAGAGTCTAATGCCCATCCAAATTATAAGGCGAAAATTTTAAAAGCTAGAGATATTGATACTACAATTTCAGCTCAATACTTTGGACATGCTGTTCGTGCGATTAAAAATCAGTTGACTCGTGATTTTGAAAAAGCTGAGAAAGATGCCTTTAAACAAGAAAATCCCGATTTGGAAATTTTTGAACAAATGGGAGCAGGTGCTCTAGCTAAAGCGGTTGTTCACGGAGATGTGGATGGAGGCTCTGTCATGGCAGGTCAGATTGCAGGTCTTGTTTCCAAAGAAGAAACCGTTGAAGAAATACTAAAAGATTTGTATTACGGAGCAGCTAAGAAAATTCAAGAAGAAGCCTCTCGTTGGGCAGGAGTTGTAAGAAATGACTAA
- a CDS encoding acyl carrier protein, with protein sequence MAVFEKVQEIIVEELGKDASEVTLESTFDDLDADSLDLFQVISEIEDAFDIQIEAKDDLKTVGDLVAYVEEQTK encoded by the coding sequence ATGGCAGTATTTGAAAAAGTACAAGAAATTATCGTTGAAGAACTTGGGAAAGACGCATCAGAAGTAACACTTGAATCAACTTTTGATGATTTGGACGCAGATTCATTGGACTTGTTCCAAGTAATCTCAGAAATCGAAGATGCTTTTGATATCCAAATCGAAGCAAAAGATGACTTGAAAACAGTTGGTGACTTGGTTGCCTACGTTGAAGAGCAAACAAAATAA
- the fabD gene encoding ACP S-malonyltransferase, whose protein sequence is MTKTAFLFAGQGAQYLGMGRDLYDHYPIVKETIDQASQVLGYDLRHLIDTEEEKLNQTRYTQPAILATSVAIYRLLQEKGYQPDMVAGLSLGEYSALVASGALDFEDAVALVAKRGVYMEEAAPAGSGKMVAVLNTPVEVIEEACQKASELGVVTPANYNTPAQIVIGGEVVAVDRAVELLQEAGAKRLIPLKVSGPFHTALLEPASQKLAETLAQVSFSDFTCPLVGNTEATIMQKEDIAQLLTRQVKEPVRFYESIAVMKEAGVTNFIEIGPGKVLSGFVKKIDKTAKLANVEDQTSLETLLENK, encoded by the coding sequence ATGACTAAAACAGCCTTTTTATTTGCTGGTCAAGGTGCCCAGTATCTAGGTATGGGACGGGATCTCTATGATCACTACCCTATTGTCAAAGAGACGATTGATCAAGCGAGTCAGGTACTTGGTTATGATTTACGTCATCTCATTGATACGGAGGAAGAAAAACTCAATCAGACCCGCTATACGCAACCAGCTATTTTAGCAACTTCAGTTGCTATTTACCGTTTATTACAAGAAAAGGGCTATCAGCCTGATATGGTTGCTGGTTTGTCTCTTGGAGAATACTCTGCCTTGGTGGCCAGCGGTGCTTTGGATTTTGAAGATGCGGTAGCCCTGGTTGCTAAGCGTGGAGTCTATATGGAAGAAGCGGCTCCTGCTGGCTCTGGCAAGATGGTGGCAGTTCTTAATACACCAGTAGAGGTCATTGAGGAAGCCTGTCAAAAAGCTTCTGAACTTGGAGTGGTTACCCCAGCCAACTATAATACACCTGCACAAATCGTGATTGGTGGAGAAGTGGTTGCAGTCGATCGAGCTGTTGAACTCTTGCAAGAAGCAGGTGCCAAACGCTTGATTCCTCTCAAGGTTTCAGGACCTTTTCATACTGCTCTTCTTGAACCTGCTAGTCAGAAACTGGCTGAAACACTAGCTCAGGTAAGTTTTTCAGATTTTACTTGTCCCCTAGTCGGCAATACAGAAGCTACAATTATGCAAAAAGAAGACATTGCTCAACTCTTGACGCGTCAGGTCAAGGAACCAGTTCGTTTCTATGAAAGTATTGCAGTTATGAAAGAAGCAGGCGTAACCAACTTTATCGAGATTGGACCGGGGAAAGTCTTGTCAGGCTTTGTCAAAAAAATTGATAAGACAGCTAAACTAGCCAATGTTGAAGATCAGACTAGTTTGGAAACTTTGCTAGAAAACAAGTAA
- the fabG gene encoding 3-oxoacyl-[acyl-carrier-protein] reductase encodes MQLKNKNIFITGSSRGIGLAIAHKFAQAGANIVLNSRGSISEELLAEFADYGVKVVPISGDVSDFADAKCMVDQAIAELGSVDVLINNAGITQDTLMLKMTEADFEKVLKVNLTGAFNMTQSVLKPMIKAREGAIINMSSVVGLMGNIGQANYAASKAGLIGFTKSVAREVANRNIRVNAIAPGMIESDMTAVLSDKVKDAMLAQIPMKEFGQAEQVADLTVFLAGQDYLTGQVVAIDGGLSM; translated from the coding sequence ATGCAACTAAAAAATAAAAATATCTTTATTACAGGTTCGAGTCGTGGAATTGGTCTTGCCATCGCCCACAAGTTTGCACAAGCAGGAGCCAATATCGTCTTAAACAGTCGTGGATCTATCTCAGAAGAATTGCTCGCTGAATTTGCAGACTATGGTGTCAAGGTGGTTCCTATTTCAGGAGATGTATCAGATTTTGCAGACGCTAAGTGTATGGTTGATCAAGCTATTGCAGAGCTGGGTTCAGTAGATGTTTTGATCAACAATGCAGGGATTACCCAAGATACCCTTATGCTCAAGATGACAGAAGCAGATTTTGAAAAAGTGCTCAAGGTTAACTTGACTGGTGCTTTTAACATGACACAATCAGTCTTGAAACCGATGATAAAAGCTAGAGAAGGTGCTATCATTAATATGTCTAGCGTAGTTGGTTTGATGGGAAATATCGGTCAAGCTAACTATGCAGCTTCTAAGGCTGGTTTGATTGGTTTTACCAAGTCTGTGGCGCGTGAAGTGGCCAATCGCAATATCAGGGTTAATGCTATTGCACCTGGAATGATTGAGTCCGATATGACAGCTGTTCTATCAGACAAGGTAAAAGATGCTATGCTGGCACAAATTCCTATGAAAGAATTTGGGCAGGCAGAGCAGGTTGCAGATTTAACAGTATTTTTAGCAGGCCAAGATTATCTAACTGGTCAAGTGGTTGCCATTGATGGTGGCTTAAGTATGTAG